The sequence GATTGGGGCTGGCGATCGTCAAGAGCATTGTCGACCTGCACCATGGCCAGGTCAGCGTTACCTCAGATGAGAACGAAACGGCCTTTCGGGTGACCCTGCCGCTGAAGCAGGAGAACCAGGGTACCAAGTAAAAGAATGGCGAATTTCAAACGAAATTCGCCATTCTTTTTTGCTCTGCTATATTCAACAAATTTAGAGTGTGTTAAACTGTAAGGGCATTGTGTCACCTTAAAATTTGAATAAGATGATAATAATTGGAGGAAATTCTGTGGCTAAAGCGCAAATAAATCCAGAAAAAGCACGATGGCTTGAAGTTTTGGGCATTGCCATGCCGCTCTGCCTTAGCTATATTCCAATCGGATTAGCTTGTGGAATTTTATTACACGCAGCGGGCTTTAATTTTATAATGACCCTCGTGGTGTCGATCGTGGTTTTCTCTGGCGGGGCCCAGTTTATTTTAGCCTCGTTATTGACTATTCACGCACCCCTGTCGTCAATTTTTATGACCCTGTTCTTCCTGGAACTGCGGTACGCACTTCTGGGCTCGAGTCTTTCAAAGTACATTAAAAATGAATCCCAGCACTTCATCTGGCTCTTTGCCGTTTCGATGAACGACGAAAACTACGCGGTCAACTACCTCAAGTTTGCGACCGACAAGAAATGGTCACCCCAAGATGGGCTGCTGGTGGAACACTATTCACTAATTTCATGGTCGGTGGCCAACATGGTCGGTGGCCTGATCGGCAGTGCGGTCTCAATCGACCTGGAAGTCGTGGACTTTGCCCTGACGGCGCTTTTCCTGTACATGATTGTCATGCAGGTGCGGAGTCACTTGACCCTGCTCATCTGCTTGCTGTCGGCGGTCTTAGCGGTCTGCTTCCTGGTCCTGACTAAGAACACCCTGGGGATCGTGATTGCGACCCTGATCGCGTCCTTTGTTGGTTTCATGATCGAAAACGCGGTTCGCAAGCACAGCAAGAATCCAGAGGAGAATTGGTTCTTGACCAAGGTCTTCCGGCCGATTGCGACCCGGACAACGATCGAGGACCAAAAGGAGAAGAAGGAACTCAAAAAAGCTGAGGAAGAGTTGGTTGCCGAAAAGAGCAGTAACCCACCGAAGCGGGATAATTAGTGGAGACTAGCTTATGGCACATCTATTTAGTAATTTACCCTTATTAATTTCTGACACGGGCAACAACAAGATTTTGTACCACATTATCGTGATTATCTTTGCGGGTTTTGCGGCCTTCATTCCGCGCTACTTCCCAATCCTCTTCTTCTCCACCCGGAAGATCCCGGAATGGTTCAATGAGTGGATGAAGTACGTTCCGGTCAGCCTGTTTACCGCCCTGGTGGTTAAAAACATGTTTGTCACTACCGCCGGCTACCACTTCGTTCCGTTCGGCCACGTCGATCAGATCATCGCGGCTCTGATCGTGATGGTGATTGCCTACTTCACCCGGTCGATGTCGATCTCCGTGGTGACGGGGCTGATTGCCGTCTGGCTGTTAAGTTTAGTTCTCTAACCAAAAAGCACTCCAGCAGTGGGGTGCTTTTAATTTTTTATCAAAAACTGGAATTTTTTCATCGGCTGCTCACGGGGACTTTGTTCGTATTTAAATAATATTTAAAATTATGTAACCGTTATTGTTCGTGTTTTAAAGAATATAACCCGTTGACATCAGGAATAATGTTCAGTAAGATAGAGCCACGTTCGAACGAGAGATTGATTAGTAACTTCAGGCATGAGAAGAAAGAGGAATTCGAATAATGGCAATTCAATTCGCAACGGTCGAAGAAGCTTTGGAACAATTACGCAAGGGTGGCTTTATCATCCTGGCCGATAACGAGGATCGGGAAAACGAGGGGGATCTGGTGGCGCTGGGCGAAAACATCCAGCCGGCCACGGTCCACACGATGCTCAAGGAGGCCAATGGACTGATGTGCGTTCCGGTCAGCGAGGAGATCGCGGCCCAACTGAACTTCAAGCCGATGGTCAAGCACAGTACTGACCCGAACCAGACGCCCTTCATGGTAACGGTTGACGGGACTAAGGCGGCTACCGGGGTCACCACCGGGGTTTCCGCCTACGACCGGGCAGCCACGATTCACCAGATCGCCAAACCGGAAGCCACGGCCAGCGACTTTAACCATCCGGGCCACATTCAGCCGCTTTACTCCCAGGCGCGTGGGCTGCGCGACCGGATCGGCCACACCGAAGCCTCCGTTGACCTGGCCTACCTGGCGGGTGCCCGGCCCGTTTCGGTAATCATTGAAGTGCTCAAGGATGACGGCAAGATGGCCCGGCGTGACGATTTAGCGGCGCTGGCCGACCGCTTAACCGTACCGTTTTTGACCATCCAGGAAATCATTGATTACATGGATAAGAACGACATTGAATACGCGGCCCAGCTGGAAGAGACTGTCCACGCCTAAGTAATTTTTCAAAATAGTGTTGACATTCACGAGGGAACCGACTAGTATTATTGACAAGCAAAATACCTTTAACTTAGTCCAGCGAGGCTAGGAAGGATTTATCTGAGCGTTAGAATATCTCGACCTTCTTAGCCTAGTGCTGAGGAGGTCTTTTTTAACAGAATTTCCTCGACCCCCAGTGCTAGGCAAGATGAACGCCCACCTCGATCAAATAGGTATTTTCGAAGAACTGAGCCTTTTAATTGCGTCCTGTGAGAGCAAAAACGGTGCAGTGTTTTCGGCCTATCCTTTAACATAAGCAAAAAACACCCAAGCAGCGCAAACTCGACCAGAACCAGGCCAAGTTCCCGCTGCTTTTGTTGTATCTAGGTTAAAAAGGAGATCTATTTGATGATTAGTACTGAACGCATTCAACCAAACGTTGTCACTGTTGCCGACATGGACGCTGCCGATGCCCTCGACCTGATTAGCGAGGCCGAAGACTACAAGCACGGCAAGCAGCCGCACTTGAACCGGCCGGCCTTCGCAGCCAACCTCTTCTTCGAAAACTCCACCCGGACCAAGACCAGTTTCCAAATGGCCGAAATGAAGCTCGGCATGCACGTGATGCAGTTTGAAGCGGGCACCAGTTCCGTTAAGAAGGGTGAGAGCCTCTACGACACCGTTAAGACGATGGAATCCATCGGGGTTAACATCGCGGTAATCCGCCACCCCGAAAACGAATACTACAAGTCCTTGATTGCCCACCCCGGTCTGAAGATTGGGATTGCCAACGGTGGGGACGGTTCCGGCCAGCACCCATCCCAGTGCCTGCTGGACATGATGACCATCCACGAAGAATTCAACGACTTCAACGGCCTCAAGGTACTGATTATCGGCGACCTGTCGCACTCCCGGGTTGCCCACTCCAACGCCATGATGCTCAACCGCCTCGGTGCTAAGGTTTACTTCGCCGGCCCACAGGAATGGTACGATGAAGAACTGGCCAAGTACGGAACCTTTGGCGACTTCGACGAACTGCTGCCGGAGATGGACGTCGTTAACCTCTTACGGGTCCAAAACGAACGGCTGTCCGGTGCCGAAAACGGGGCCTTTGACGCCGAAGCATACCACCAGCAATACGGTCTGACCCGCGAACGCTACAACAAGATGAAGAAGGGTGCCATCATCATGCACCCGGCACCGGTTAACCGCGGTGTCGAAATCGACAGCGACCTGGTTGAAGCACCAAACGCCCGGATCTTCCGTCAGATGCAAAACGGGGTCTTCGTGCGGATGGCCATCTTAAGCCGGATCCTCCGTTACCAAGGCATTATGTAATCGCGGGTGAGTGCAATGACACAAACCCTATTAAAACACGGCCGGCACCTGGTCGGTTCGGAACTGGTTCCCTGCGACGTTTTGATCGAGGACGGCAAGATTAAGGCAATCGGCGCCGATCTGAACGCAGCAGAAGACGCCACGGTGATCGACCTCAATAACAACCTGATCACTCCCGGCCTGATCGACATCCACGTTCACCTACGCGAGCCGGGCTACACCAACAAGGAAACGATCGTCACTGGCAGCCGGGCCGCAGCCCACGGTGGCTTTACCACCATCGCCGCCATGGCCAACCTCAAGCCAACCTGCGACACGCCGGAACGCTTCAAGAAGCAGGTGGAACGCAACGAAAAGGACGGCGCCATCAAGATCATCCAGTACTCGCCGGTTACCAAGGACCGGGCGGGGAAGGAACCGGTCGACGTGGCCGCCCAATACGCGGCGGGCGCCCGGCTCTTCAGTGATGATGGTGCCGGCATTCAGGACGCCGGGGTGGTCTACCGGGCCATGCAGCAATTAGCGGCTCACGACCTGGTAATGTGTGACCACGCCCAGGACAACCAGCTGGCTAACGGCGGGGTCATCAACGACGGTCCCGTGGCCCAAAAGCTGGGACTGCCGGGGATGCCGAAGATCAGCGAAACGGCGCAGATCGCCCGCAACATCGTGATCGCCCAGGCCACCGGTGCCCACTACCACGTTTGCCACGTTTCGACCAAGGAAAGCATCGAGCTGGTCCGCCACGCCAAGCAACTGGGGATCAACGTGACCTGCGAAGTGACGCCGCACCACCTGCTGCTCGCGGACGCCGACATTCCGGGCGACGACGCCGAGTTCAAGATGAACCCGCCGCTGCGGAGCCGGCAGGACCAGGAGGCTTGCCTGGCCGGCCTCTTGGACGGGACGATCGACTGCATTGCCACCGACCACGCGCCGCACACCGACGCCGAAAAGCACCAAGGCTTCTTGGCCTCGCCAAACGGCATCGTCGGCAGCGAGACCGCCTTTGCCCTGCTCTACACCCGCTACGTCAAGAACGGGATCTTCACCCTCGGCCAGCTGATCAACTGGCTGACCGGGAACGTCAAGAAGGTCTTCAAGCTGGACAACGTCGGCCTGCTCAAGGTTGGCGACCCAGCGGACATCGCGGTCTTTGACATCGACCATCAGGACACGGTCAAGGCCGATCAGTTCTTCTCAAAGGGTCACAACACGCCCTTCATTGGTGACCAGGTTTACGGCATGACCGATAAGACCTTTGTTGATGGCAAGCTCGTCTACGATCGGGAGGAAGAGAAATGAAGAAGGAAGAACGACTCCACGTGGAGCTGCCCGGCCTGTCACTGAAAAACCCGGTGATCGCGGCCAGCGGCACCTGCGGCTACGGCCAAGAGATCGCCAAAAACTATGACATCAACCAGCTGGGCTCGCTGGTCCTAAAGTCCACCACCAAGAACCCGCGCTCGGGCAATCCCCGGCCCCGGGTCTGCCAGACCACGGCCGGCTGGCTGAACGCCAACGGCCTGCAAAACGTCGGCGTTCAACGGGTGGTTGACGAAAAGCTGCCCTGGCTCCAGGTCAACTACCCGAAGCTGCCGGTGATCGCCAGCGCGGCCGGTTTCTCCACCAGCGAATACGTTGAGGTGGTCGACCGCTTGACGAACGCGGCCGGGGTGAACGCCCTGGAACTAAACGTTTCCTGCCCAAACGTCAAGCATGGCGGCCTGGCGATGGGGACCGATCCCGCAGTCTTGGAGGACCTGGTCCACAAGGTGGTCAAGGTGGCCCATGGGGTGCCGGTTTACGTCAAGCTGACGCCTAACGTCACCAACATTGTGCCCCTGGCCCAGGCGGCCGAGCGCGGCGGGGCCAACGGTCTGACGATGATCAACACCCTGACCGGGCTCAGCATTAACCTCAAGACGCGCCGGCCGGTCCTGGCCAACGTCACCGGCGGACTGTCCGGCCCGGCCCTGAAGCCAATGGCCCTGCGGATGATTCACCAGGTCCGCAGCGTCTCGAAGATTCCAATCATCGGTGTGGGCGGCATTGAAAGTGCCGAGGATGTTTTGGAATTCATGATGGCCGGGGCCAATGCGGTGGAGGTTGGCGCGGCCAGCTTCCACGACTCCTTGGCACTGCCAAAGATTGTGGCAGAACTACCAATGACGATGGATAAATACGGAATTGAAAAATTAACGGATCTCTGGGAGGTGAAGTTTTGAAA comes from Limosilactobacillus sp. and encodes:
- a CDS encoding AzlC family ABC transporter permease — encoded protein: MAKAQINPEKARWLEVLGIAMPLCLSYIPIGLACGILLHAAGFNFIMTLVVSIVVFSGGAQFILASLLTIHAPLSSIFMTLFFLELRYALLGSSLSKYIKNESQHFIWLFAVSMNDENYAVNYLKFATDKKWSPQDGLLVEHYSLISWSVANMVGGLIGSAVSIDLEVVDFALTALFLYMIVMQVRSHLTLLICLLSAVLAVCFLVLTKNTLGIVIATLIASFVGFMIENAVRKHSKNPEENWFLTKVFRPIATRTTIEDQKEKKELKKAEEELVAEKSSNPPKRDN
- a CDS encoding AzlD domain-containing protein, whose protein sequence is MAHLFSNLPLLISDTGNNKILYHIIVIIFAGFAAFIPRYFPILFFSTRKIPEWFNEWMKYVPVSLFTALVVKNMFVTTAGYHFVPFGHVDQIIAALIVMVIAYFTRSMSISVVTGLIAVWLLSLVL
- the ribB gene encoding 3,4-dihydroxy-2-butanone-4-phosphate synthase: MAIQFATVEEALEQLRKGGFIILADNEDRENEGDLVALGENIQPATVHTMLKEANGLMCVPVSEEIAAQLNFKPMVKHSTDPNQTPFMVTVDGTKAATGVTTGVSAYDRAATIHQIAKPEATASDFNHPGHIQPLYSQARGLRDRIGHTEASVDLAYLAGARPVSVIIEVLKDDGKMARRDDLAALADRLTVPFLTIQEIIDYMDKNDIEYAAQLEETVHA
- a CDS encoding aspartate carbamoyltransferase catalytic subunit, with product MISTERIQPNVVTVADMDAADALDLISEAEDYKHGKQPHLNRPAFAANLFFENSTRTKTSFQMAEMKLGMHVMQFEAGTSSVKKGESLYDTVKTMESIGVNIAVIRHPENEYYKSLIAHPGLKIGIANGGDGSGQHPSQCLLDMMTIHEEFNDFNGLKVLIIGDLSHSRVAHSNAMMLNRLGAKVYFAGPQEWYDEELAKYGTFGDFDELLPEMDVVNLLRVQNERLSGAENGAFDAEAYHQQYGLTRERYNKMKKGAIIMHPAPVNRGVEIDSDLVEAPNARIFRQMQNGVFVRMAILSRILRYQGIM
- a CDS encoding dihydroorotase — protein: MTQTLLKHGRHLVGSELVPCDVLIEDGKIKAIGADLNAAEDATVIDLNNNLITPGLIDIHVHLREPGYTNKETIVTGSRAAAHGGFTTIAAMANLKPTCDTPERFKKQVERNEKDGAIKIIQYSPVTKDRAGKEPVDVAAQYAAGARLFSDDGAGIQDAGVVYRAMQQLAAHDLVMCDHAQDNQLANGGVINDGPVAQKLGLPGMPKISETAQIARNIVIAQATGAHYHVCHVSTKESIELVRHAKQLGINVTCEVTPHHLLLADADIPGDDAEFKMNPPLRSRQDQEACLAGLLDGTIDCIATDHAPHTDAEKHQGFLASPNGIVGSETAFALLYTRYVKNGIFTLGQLINWLTGNVKKVFKLDNVGLLKVGDPADIAVFDIDHQDTVKADQFFSKGHNTPFIGDQVYGMTDKTFVDGKLVYDREEEK
- a CDS encoding dihydroorotate dehydrogenase — translated: MKKEERLHVELPGLSLKNPVIAASGTCGYGQEIAKNYDINQLGSLVLKSTTKNPRSGNPRPRVCQTTAGWLNANGLQNVGVQRVVDEKLPWLQVNYPKLPVIASAAGFSTSEYVEVVDRLTNAAGVNALELNVSCPNVKHGGLAMGTDPAVLEDLVHKVVKVAHGVPVYVKLTPNVTNIVPLAQAAERGGANGLTMINTLTGLSINLKTRRPVLANVTGGLSGPALKPMALRMIHQVRSVSKIPIIGVGGIESAEDVLEFMMAGANAVEVGAASFHDSLALPKIVAELPMTMDKYGIEKLTDLWEVKF